A stretch of Stenotrophomonas indicatrix DNA encodes these proteins:
- the gnd gene encoding phosphogluconate dehydrogenase (NAD(+)-dependent, decarboxylating) has protein sequence MDIAMIGLGRMGANMAQRLHRGGHRVVGYDPGEGARQRAAEAGLEVVDSLAAAVAALPVPRVVWLMVPAGETVDQTLGQLTPHLAEGDIVIDGGNSNYQDSIRRAKALAEDDLGYVDCGTSGGVWGLQEGYSLMVGGDAAVVEQIAPLLRTLAPAEDRGWARVGPSGAGHFTKMVHNGIEYGMMQAYAEGFALMERKQEMELDLAQVAEVWRHGSVVRSWLLDLSTEALKRNPALDGIAPYVEDSGEGRWTVAEAIALDVPAPVITLSLLERLRSRESNSFTDRLLSAMRNEFGGHAIKKS, from the coding sequence ATGGATATTGCAATGATCGGCCTCGGCCGGATGGGCGCCAACATGGCCCAGCGCCTGCACCGCGGTGGCCACCGCGTTGTCGGCTACGACCCGGGCGAGGGCGCCCGCCAGCGCGCCGCCGAGGCCGGCCTGGAGGTGGTTGATTCGCTGGCCGCAGCAGTGGCCGCGCTGCCGGTGCCGCGCGTGGTGTGGCTGATGGTGCCCGCCGGCGAGACCGTGGACCAGACGCTGGGCCAGTTGACCCCGCACCTGGCCGAAGGTGACATCGTCATCGACGGTGGCAACTCCAACTACCAGGACTCGATCCGTCGCGCCAAGGCGCTGGCCGAAGATGACCTGGGCTACGTGGACTGCGGCACCAGCGGCGGCGTGTGGGGCCTGCAGGAAGGCTACAGCCTGATGGTGGGTGGCGATGCAGCGGTGGTCGAACAGATCGCACCGCTGCTGCGCACGCTGGCACCGGCCGAGGACCGCGGCTGGGCGCGCGTCGGCCCTTCCGGCGCAGGCCACTTCACCAAGATGGTCCACAACGGCATCGAGTACGGAATGATGCAGGCCTACGCCGAAGGCTTCGCGTTGATGGAGCGCAAGCAGGAGATGGAACTGGACCTGGCGCAGGTGGCCGAGGTCTGGCGCCACGGCAGCGTGGTGCGTTCGTGGCTGTTGGACCTCAGCACCGAAGCACTCAAGCGCAATCCCGCGCTGGATGGCATCGCACCGTACGTGGAAGATTCCGGTGAAGGCCGCTGGACCGTCGCCGAAGCGATCGCGCTGGACGTACCGGCCCCGGTGATCACCCTGTCGCTGCTCGAACGCCTGCGTTCGCGCGAATCCAATTCGTTCACCGACCGCCTGCTGTCAGCGATGCGCAATGAATTCGGCGGCCACGCCATCAAGAAGTCGTAA